A DNA window from Hevea brasiliensis isolate MT/VB/25A 57/8 chromosome 2, ASM3005281v1, whole genome shotgun sequence contains the following coding sequences:
- the LOC110673760 gene encoding uncharacterized protein LOC110673760: protein MLLLGNVDQQHYNALDRAGIKTGINSRFTFETTIREKDTLLAELVARPKHGSEVSQSALSLAKKRGLTDLSYARPPLLNQCNGSAIGLTVRKSNVTASMAQSVSGFVVQPCSDGIGQCFNTFGQIVCQLPRGIKLSLSGVHQVPRLSSQHVKLGALTIPVAFLKHHKALETMIDASAPLIETNTLQTFSTGSIAMNVETELDENTRIGGWIEMNKSNPKQLQWAVNLFNDSEDESGWGMFASGITVEGSNNWTHLQAESYLKLNMGNKFSITPGIEYAMDGNAREFLPSWFVPTCPSDRCANPSLFFTM, encoded by the exons CAGGAATTAAAACTGGAATTAATTCAAGGTTCACTTTTGAAACAACTATTCGGGAGAAGGATACTCTTCTAGCAGAGCTTGTGGCAAGGCCAAAACATGGTAGTGAAGTTTCACAAAGTGCTCTTTCTCTGGCAAAG AAAAGGGGCCTGACTGATCTTTCGTATGCTCGGCCACCCCTTTTGAATCAGTGTAATGGTAGTGCAATTGGCTTGACAGTGAGAAAATCAAATGTGACTGCTTCAATGGCTCAGTCGGTTTCTGGATTTGTAGTGCAGCCATGTTCTGATGGAATTGGGCAATGCTTCAATACATTCGGCCAAATTGTCTGTCAACTTCCGAGAGGAATAAAACTCTCACTTTCAGGTGTCCACCAAGTGCCAAGATTATCTAGTCAACATGTCAAGCTTGGGGCCCTTACCATTCCTGTGGCCTTTCTGAAACATCACAAAGCTCTCGAGACAATGATCGACGCATCTGCTCCATTGATAGAAACAAACACCCTTCAGACTTTCTCAACTGGATCTATAGCCATGAATGTGGAGACAGAACTTGATGAGAACACTAGAATTGGGGGTTGGATTGAAATGAACAAATCGAATCCCAAGCAGTTACAATGGGCTGTCAACTTGTTCAATGATTCTGAAGATGAATCTGGATGGGGTATGTTTGCAAGTGGTATAACGGTTGAGGGTTCCAATAACTGGACCCATTTACAGGCTGAATCATACCTAAAATTAAACATGGGGAATAAATTCAGCATAACACCAGGCATTGAATATGCAATGGATGGTAATGCCAGAGAATTTTTGCCCTCATGGTTCGTTCCAACTTGCCCTTCTGATCGATGTGCCAATCCATCTTTGTTCTTTACCATGTag